GCGCGGTTGCTGCCGCCGGCGTCGACATCGTCCTGCATTGCAATGGCGATATGGCCGAGATGCGTGCCGTTGCCGACGAGGCGCCGCTGCTTGCAGGCGCGGCGCTGGCGCGGGCCGGACACGCGCTTGGCGAACCGCCCGAGGCCGATGACAGCGATCTTGCGGCATTGGCGCGCCGGTTCGATGATGTGCTTGCGGGGAAGGGGTAAGGCGCGTGCAGGACGATTTCTTCCCGGAAGACCCGAACGGAACCGTCGAGGTCCGCGCCGCGGGCGAGGCGGTGCTGGTGATCGATGTCGGCGGCTTCGAAGGCCCGCTCGACCTGCTGTTGCATCTCGCCCGCACGCAGAAGGTCGACCTGGCGCGTATCTCCGTTCTGGCGCTTGCCGAACAATATCTCGCGTTCATCGAAAGCGCGCGGCGCATCCGCATCGAGCTGGCCGCCGACTATCTGGTGATGGCGGCCTGGCTCGCCTATCTCAAGTCGCGGCTTCTGATCCCGCGCCGGGCGAGCGACGCGGAGCCCTCGGGCGAGGACATGGCGGCAACGCTCGCCCACCGGCTGAAGCGGCTCGAGGCGATGCGCGATGCCGCCGAAAAGATCGTCAACCGCAACCGGCTCGGCCGTGACGTTTTTCAGCGCGGCGCGCCGGAGCATATTCCCGACGAGACCGGCTCTGCCTATACGGCGACGCTTTACGAGCTTCTCGATGCCTATGCCAACCTCCGCCAGCGCCAGGCCGTCAGCGAAGTGACCATCGAGAAGCGTCTCGTCTGGTCGCTGACCGATGCGCGCGAGCGGCTGCAGGAGATGATCGGCGAGATCGGCGAATGGACGGCGCTCGACCGCTACCTGCTGCGCTATCTCACGCGTCCGGAAGAAATGCGCACGGCGATCGCCTCCACCTTTGCCGCATCGCTGGAGCTTGTGCGCGAGGGGCGGCTCGACCTGCGGCAGGAGGAGGCGTTTTCGCCCATCCTGATGCGGCGCCGCAGCGGCCGATTGCCGCAGTCCGACGCCGCTCCGGGGGAGGCTGCCGAATGAGCGACGACGACGAGATCGACGGATCCGACGACATCACCGCGACAAGCCCGGAACTGCTGCTTGAGGCTGCGCGCATCGCAGAGGCGCTGGTGTTTGCCTCGGCGGAACCGGTCAGCGAGGCCTATATCGCCGAGCGCATTCCGGGCGGTATCGATGTCGGTGCGGTGATGGCGGGATTGAAGGAGACCTATGCCAATCGCGGCGTCAACCTGGTGCGCGTCGAGGATCACTGGGCCTTCCGCACCGCGCCCGATCTTTCCTTCGTTATCCACCGCGGCGAGCGCGAGGCGCGCAAACTCACGCGCGCGGCGCTCGAAGTGCTGTCGATCATTGCCTATCACCAGCCGGTGACGCGTGCCGAGATCGAGGAAATTCGCGGCGTCCAGACCTCCAGGGGCACGCTGGACGTGCTGATGGAGGCGGGCTTCGTGCGCTTTCGCGGGCGTCGCCGCACCCCTGGCCGGCCCGTCACCATGGGCACGACGCGCGCCTTTCTCGATCATTTCGGCCTGGAGGAGATCCGCGATCTTCCGGGGCTCGACGAGCTTCGGGGCGCGGGACTCCTCTCAGGCCGCATCCCGCCCGGCTTCCAGATTCCGCTGCCCCTCAATGATGACGAGGACCTCGCCGATGACGAGGATCCGCTGGAGGCCGCCGATCTGGAGGATCTCGGCCTTTTGACACCGGGCGGCAAACATGATGAATAAGCTCTAGAAAAATAGCGGCCGGAACCGGCCGTACCGGGATTTTCTGGAGCGACGATGAACCTTCAGGCGCTGAACCTAGGCGCAAGCGGCACGGCCGCCCGATTGCGTTTCGAGCATATCCGTCACGGCTATGGCGGGCGCGACGTCG
This window of the Martelella lutilitoris genome carries:
- a CDS encoding segregation and condensation protein A, with amino-acid sequence MQDDFFPEDPNGTVEVRAAGEAVLVIDVGGFEGPLDLLLHLARTQKVDLARISVLALAEQYLAFIESARRIRIELAADYLVMAAWLAYLKSRLLIPRRASDAEPSGEDMAATLAHRLKRLEAMRDAAEKIVNRNRLGRDVFQRGAPEHIPDETGSAYTATLYELLDAYANLRQRQAVSEVTIEKRLVWSLTDARERLQEMIGEIGEWTALDRYLLRYLTRPEEMRTAIASTFAASLELVREGRLDLRQEEAFSPILMRRRSGRLPQSDAAPGEAAE
- the scpB gene encoding SMC-Scp complex subunit ScpB; translated protein: MSDDDEIDGSDDITATSPELLLEAARIAEALVFASAEPVSEAYIAERIPGGIDVGAVMAGLKETYANRGVNLVRVEDHWAFRTAPDLSFVIHRGEREARKLTRAALEVLSIIAYHQPVTRAEIEEIRGVQTSRGTLDVLMEAGFVRFRGRRRTPGRPVTMGTTRAFLDHFGLEEIRDLPGLDELRGAGLLSGRIPPGFQIPLPLNDDEDLADDEDPLEAADLEDLGLLTPGGKHDE